From Glycine soja cultivar W05 chromosome 4, ASM419377v2, whole genome shotgun sequence, the proteins below share one genomic window:
- the LOC114408339 gene encoding uncharacterized protein LOC114408339 produces MDISTKNLAILYDVMEIRLSSVMLSCPSDQACTSCKHSDSTTNEVFVTRDDVLQWARSVAHENGFMVVIMRSDTNTDIRGMTSFVLIGCEMSGQYRSRKKDFVRRDTGSRKFGCPFKLRGKPLVGGQGMTFSAGVAYLKGERFNNVVSHDKNVKAKLKRSASSSDQPIPRRIMPMLDQFHSFIHDFTDNIVDAKADGNCGYRAIAALLGMREDSWSLVCNHLLKELGKWSDDYIKLFGSTDRLKEIRRSLLVIMDKWMDITEMRYIIASRCRTYEFTVTSLLGLPDTFNGYVI; encoded by the exons ATGGATATCTCTACAAAGAATCTTGCGATCCTCTATGATGTCATGGAAATAAGACTTTCAAGTGTTATGCTGAGTTGTCCAAGCGACCAAGCTTGTACCAGTTGCAAGCACTCAGACTCCACCACAAACGAG gtgtTTGTTacccgagatgatgttttgcagtggGCTCGATCAGTTGCTCATGAAAACGGATTTATGGTGGTGATTATGAGGTCAGACACAAACACTGATATTAGAGGAATgacttcatttgtgttaattggttgtgaGATGAGTGGTCAATATAGGTCTAGGAAGAAAGATTTTGTTAGAAGAGATACTGGAAGTAGGAAATTtgggtgtcccttcaagcttcgtgggaaaccactGGTTGGAGggcaag ggatgacattctctgctggtgTTGCATATCTGAAGGGTGAACGGTTTAATAATGTG gtttcacacGACAAGAATGTCAAGGCAAAAT TGAAGCGTAGTGCATCATCTTCTGACCAGCCCATTCCAAGAAGGATCatgccgatgttggatcaatttcattcgTTTATACACGATTTCACTGACAACATTGTGGATGCCAAAGCtgacggtaactgtggatatcgtgcGATTGCTGCTTTATTAGGTATGAGAGAAGATTCTTGGTCCTTGGTGTGCAAccatttgcttaaagaacttggcaaatgGTCAGATGACTATATCAAACTTTTTGGTAGCACAGACAGATTAAAGGAAATaaggaggtccctactt GTTATtatggataagtggatggatataaccgaGATGAGATAtatcattgcatcaag GTGTAGAACTTATGAATTTACTGTGACGTCATTACTAGGGTTACCTGATACGTTTAACGGttatgtaatttaa
- the LOC114409112 gene encoding casein kinase 1-like protein 4, whose translation MERVIGGKFKIGRKIGSGSFGEIYIASNMDTSEIVAIKMESKKTKHPQLLYEAKLYSILQGESGIPSMKWCGTDGDNNVLVIDLLGRSLEDFFVYCGRKFSLKTVLMLADQMLTRIECMHSKGFLHRDIKPDNFLMGLGRKSNQVYIIDFGLAKRYRDPNTNKHIPYRENKSLTGTARYASCNTHMGIEQSRRDDLESLGYVLMYFLRGSLPWQGLKAATKKEKYDNICEKKLSTPIGMLCKSYPAEFASYFHYCQSLTFDQHPDYGYLKRLFRDLFKREGYDSDYIFDWTILKYQQAQQTKKQNQSSPSTAVPSSLEPVVVEKHKGVNDSAHVTVTKMLANLERPSAPRVQPKPSNVQNLDAKNHIEKHGVNNSPSTSSATPKSSTVNASKPERPAGTSNLGRVFGSNARVSSSWIPSLRRISSAK comes from the exons ATGGAGAGGGTTATCGGCGGGAAGTTTAAGATTGGTCGGAAAATCGGAAGCGGTTCGTTCGGAGAAATTTATATTG catCAAATATGGATACCTCTGAGATTGTCGCCATCAAGATG GAAAGCAAGAAGACCAAACATCCACAGCTATTGTATGAAGCAAAGTTATATAGTATTCTTCAAGGAGAAA GTGGTATTCCAAGTATGAAGTGGTGTGGCACTGATGGAGACAATAATGTTCTAGTTATTGATCTTCTGGGACGGAGTCTTGAAGACTTTTTTGTCTACTGTGGGAGGaagttttcattaaaaacagTTTTGATGTTGGCCGATCAGATG CTGACAAGAATAGAGTGCATGCATTCCAAGGGATTTTTGCATAGAGACATAAAACCAGATAACTTCCTTATGGGTCTTGGGAGGAAATCAAATCAG GtttatattattgattttgGACTAGCAAAAAGATATAGGGACCCTAACACAAACAAACATATTCCTTACAG AGAGAATAAAAGCTTAACAGGAACTGCACGTTATGCAAGTTGTAACACTCACATGGGAATTG AGCAAAGTCGTCGGGATGATTTGGAGTCTCTTGGCTATGTTCTTATGTACTTTTTAAGAGGAAG CCTTCCTTGGCAGGGTTTGAAAGCTGCcaccaaaaaggaaaaatatgacAATATCTGTGAGAAGAAATTATCAACTCCCATTGGG ATGCTTTGCAAGTCATATCCTGCGGAGTTTGCTAGTTACTTTCACTATTGCCAATCTTTAACATTTGATCAACACCCAGATTATGGATACTTGAAGCGCTTGTTCCGTGATTTGTTCAAAAGAGAAG GATATGATTCTGACTATATATTTGACTGGACCATCCTAAAATATCAGCAGGCGCAACagacaaagaaacaaaatcaatcatCT CCTTCAACTGCAGTGCCTAGCAGTCTAGAACCAGTAGTTGTGGAAAAACATAAAG GAGTCAATGATTCAGCTCATGTTACTGTAACAAAAATGTTGGCCAATCTCGAACGTCCAAGTGCACCACGTGTGCAGCCTAAGCCATCTAATGTTCAGAATCTGGATGCCAAGAATCATATTGAGAAACAT GGTGTGAACAATAGTCCATCTACTTCCTCTGCCACTCCCAAATCCTCTACAGTAAATGCCTCGAAACCAGAAAGGCCCGCAGGAACCTCAAACCTTGGTCGTGTATTTGGGAGTAATGCCCGTGTTTCAAGCAGCTGGATTCCTTCACTACGCCGAATTTCTTCTGCCAAATAG
- the LOC114409113 gene encoding VAN3-binding protein-like isoform X3, with the protein MSPSASNSICSVHQLENIDENAPADWPASSCPPPDTPTESMEFLARSWSLSAMELSKALHSTNVTISTGIEMPLSCPSGHQFDTKSSTASKALSNGCFPPFLPKDSNEKKDLLLLHQALNPEFLSSQNLLRNGLYRSLLRGRTMGRWLKDQKERKKQEIRTHNAHLHAAVSVAGVAAAIAAVAASTASPEMPYANQKNPPPASSAIASAAALVASHCIEIAEDMGAEHDQILTVVNSAINAKTNGDIMTLTAGAATALRGAATLKARLQKGPGATSIPLVEEKCDERKEANILTALDYVFRGGELLKRTRKGALHWKQVSFNINSNLQVVVKMKSKHMAGTFTKKKKYIVTGVCNDIPAWPGREKEDISEKRAYFGIKTTDRTIEFECGSKGDKQFWLEGIQYMLNCRVKVTL; encoded by the exons A TGAGCCCAAGCGCCTCTAACTCTATATGCTCAGTTCATCAGCTGGAGAACATAGATGAGAATGCTCCTGCAGATTGGCCTGCATCATCCTGTCCCCCTCCTGATACTCCAACTGAATCTATGGAGTTCCTTGCGAGATCATGGAGTCTTTCAGCCATGGAACTCTCCAAAGCACTGCACAGCACCAACGTTACAATCTCCACCGGTATAGAGATGCCACTTTCGTGCCCTTCAGGCCACCAATTTGATACCAAGAGTTCCACTGCTTCCAAAGCT TTATCTAACGGGTGTTTCCCTCCATTTTTGCCAAAAGACAGTAATGAAAAGAAG GATTTACTTTTACTCCACCAAGCACTCAATCCAGAATTCCTTTCCAGTCAAAACTTGCTCAGAAATGGG CTTTACAGGAGCTTGCTAAGAGGTAGGACAATGGGTAGGTGGTTGAAAGATCAAAAGGAGAGGAAAAAGCAGGAAATTAGAACCCATAATGCTCATTTACACGCTGCAGTATCTGTGGCTGGTGTTGCTGCTGCTATTGCTGCAGTTGCAGCTTCAACAGCATCACCTGAAATGCCTTATGCAAACCAAAAGAACCCTCCCCCAGCTTCTTCTGCAATTGCATCTGCAGCAGCTTTAGTAGCCTCACACTGCATTGAGATTGCAGAAGATATGGGAGCTGAGCATGACCAAATATTAACAGTAGTCAACTCTGCCATTAATGCAAAAACCAATGGAGATATTATGACTTTAACAGCCGGAGCAGCCACAG CCTTGCGAGGAGCGGCTACTCTAAAGGCAAGGCTGCAGAAGGGGCCTGGAGCTACTTCAATTCCTCTAGTTGAGGAAAAGTGTGATGAAAGGAAAGAAGCAAACATCTTGACAGCACTGGATTATGTCTTTAGAGGTGGAGAACTTCTCAAACGTACAAGAAAAG GAGCTCTTCACTGGAAGCAAGTGTCTTtcaatataaattcaaatttgcaG GTTGTAGTCAAAATGAAAAGCAAGCATATGGCAGGAACATTCAcgaaaaagaagaaat ATATAGTCACTGGAGTTTGCAATGATATCCCAGCTTGGCCCGGAAGGGAGAAGGAAGACATCAGTGAAAAGAGGGcatattttggaataaaaacaACAGACAGGACAATAGAATTTGAATGTGGAAGTAAAGGAGACAAACAGTTCTGGCTTGAGGGGATCCAGTATATGTTGAATTGCCGTGTCAAagtaacattataa
- the LOC114409113 gene encoding VAN3-binding protein-like isoform X1, which translates to MSPSASNSICSVHQLENIDENAPADWPASSCPPPDTPTESMEFLARSWSLSAMELSKALHSTNVTISTGIEMPLSCPSGHQFDTKSSTASKALSNGCFPPFLPKDSNEKKDLLLLHQALNPEFLSSQNLLRNGVSCNQPHDYLHQSLLRGRTMGRWLKDQKERKKQEIRTHNAHLHAAVSVAGVAAAIAAVAASTASPEMPYANQKNPPPASSAIASAAALVASHCIEIAEDMGAEHDQILTVVNSAINAKTNGDIMTLTAGAATALRGAATLKARLQKGPGATSIPLVEEKCDERKEANILTALDYVFRGGELLKRTRKGALHWKQVSFNINSNLQVVVKMKSKHMAGTFTKKKKYIVTGVCNDIPAWPGREKEDISEKRAYFGIKTTDRTIEFECGSKGDKQFWLEGIQYMLNCRVKVTL; encoded by the exons A TGAGCCCAAGCGCCTCTAACTCTATATGCTCAGTTCATCAGCTGGAGAACATAGATGAGAATGCTCCTGCAGATTGGCCTGCATCATCCTGTCCCCCTCCTGATACTCCAACTGAATCTATGGAGTTCCTTGCGAGATCATGGAGTCTTTCAGCCATGGAACTCTCCAAAGCACTGCACAGCACCAACGTTACAATCTCCACCGGTATAGAGATGCCACTTTCGTGCCCTTCAGGCCACCAATTTGATACCAAGAGTTCCACTGCTTCCAAAGCT TTATCTAACGGGTGTTTCCCTCCATTTTTGCCAAAAGACAGTAATGAAAAGAAG GATTTACTTTTACTCCACCAAGCACTCAATCCAGAATTCCTTTCCAGTCAAAACTTGCTCAGAAATGGGGTATCTTGCAATCAACCTCATGATTATCTTCATCA GAGCTTGCTAAGAGGTAGGACAATGGGTAGGTGGTTGAAAGATCAAAAGGAGAGGAAAAAGCAGGAAATTAGAACCCATAATGCTCATTTACACGCTGCAGTATCTGTGGCTGGTGTTGCTGCTGCTATTGCTGCAGTTGCAGCTTCAACAGCATCACCTGAAATGCCTTATGCAAACCAAAAGAACCCTCCCCCAGCTTCTTCTGCAATTGCATCTGCAGCAGCTTTAGTAGCCTCACACTGCATTGAGATTGCAGAAGATATGGGAGCTGAGCATGACCAAATATTAACAGTAGTCAACTCTGCCATTAATGCAAAAACCAATGGAGATATTATGACTTTAACAGCCGGAGCAGCCACAG CCTTGCGAGGAGCGGCTACTCTAAAGGCAAGGCTGCAGAAGGGGCCTGGAGCTACTTCAATTCCTCTAGTTGAGGAAAAGTGTGATGAAAGGAAAGAAGCAAACATCTTGACAGCACTGGATTATGTCTTTAGAGGTGGAGAACTTCTCAAACGTACAAGAAAAG GAGCTCTTCACTGGAAGCAAGTGTCTTtcaatataaattcaaatttgcaG GTTGTAGTCAAAATGAAAAGCAAGCATATGGCAGGAACATTCAcgaaaaagaagaaat ATATAGTCACTGGAGTTTGCAATGATATCCCAGCTTGGCCCGGAAGGGAGAAGGAAGACATCAGTGAAAAGAGGGcatattttggaataaaaacaACAGACAGGACAATAGAATTTGAATGTGGAAGTAAAGGAGACAAACAGTTCTGGCTTGAGGGGATCCAGTATATGTTGAATTGCCGTGTCAAagtaacattataa